Below is a window of Gossypium hirsutum isolate 1008001.06 chromosome A12, Gossypium_hirsutum_v2.1, whole genome shotgun sequence DNA.
TATTAACACTTTAAAATTTGTAATATGGAttatttatatatcaaaatttatatgaattgtaagttgcttttttatttaaaaaaacacgtatgaatataaaatttttaaatattattgatatttttcatattcattttataatttatatttaaaattcgaGATAactctttttaataatattgtttctaaaatttaaattattatattactGTTATTGAAAATGAGttcaagaaattttaattaaattttattggcTTTTAGAGCAAGTGAAAAGTTAAACTAATGGCTAAACGATACTTAATacattctttaaattttattaatttaaaattggtTTTTGGATCACGTTGCTGAAGTTTTccaaacaatttcaaaaatattcattAGTTTAGGTATGAAAGAAAATCCAGCACAACTTAAACGTTTCCACGTATATATATTTAGATGGATGGTGAGGTAAAGTGCAGTATGTTTAACTTACTTTTAGTTCATGTTACagtattgttataattatttttacactaatcacaAGTAAATACGccgtccatccaaactcatcATTAATAATATCGTGACATTATAAATGTGAAGTCCACATTGTCTCAAAATGATACATAATCAATATAGAAAACCATAAGTCCGTGGTTTGAATACATGATTGGTAAGTTGAATAAAGCGAGATTCGGACATAAAGAGTTTACCCAGTTTCAATGTTCAtgataaatttaactcttttatgtTATCTCCTTTTTAAACTAGAAGATATCACAATTAGCTATGAGACAATCATTACAATTGACAATAAATTGaaatcgataatatctcaaaactGTAGTGTCCACAAGAAATTAGAACCTTTATGGGATTACATATACTCACTACTACAATAGGTGCATTACATAATTCAACGTGAACATCGTCCAACGAAACACTTTACTTGGGGAACAATGATATAAACTCCAATAACTGTATCTAATATTTATTTACACTAatatttgtttattgttttatccttggaaaaaaaaatttagaaattttattataattattaattaagcatgtgtaaatttaaatataataattataattatttttaaacttatgaATTTGTTagatatatatttatctatatttggaatttatgttctatacatttcaaacatataattatattgaattttaattatttgtatatgataATAAATTAACTTTATGTTtccaaagaaaattttaaattaactaaagatattaataaatatagtattttgtagaataacttaaaatactataTCATATCAATCAACATTGGTATGAAGAAAATTTTCAATCAAGATAGAAAATGTTGAATAAATcagatttatttttaataataatatatatttttagacactaataaaattttattttattactacttgtatttttataatatttaataattattaaattaaattaaaagatattcgTTAgctatatttttctttaaatatgttataataataattataacaaaTTTCTAAAAGCAAACAATTTTTTAGGTACAAAATgcagattttatttttaatcaaataattaaaaacaaaaaaaaaaatctaaatcaaTATTAAGGGCTAAAGTTAAAATGTAAATTTCCTCCACAAATTTTTCAGAAGTGTgaaagcaaaaataaataaagcaagaAGGTCAAAAAtgacatttaataatttttttggcaGTACGACCTAAATAAATGAGGACTTTTTGGTACACAAATAAATGAGGATGGACCATAAATAACCGACATTTTCCCAAAAAACCATTCAAATATTAAAGTctccatttttatcattttaaaaccaAAGATCCAATTAACCAATgatttattaaattgaaaatgtTAATTAAAAGGGCAAAgcgaaattttgtttttataaatatcAGATAAATCTAGAATTCCAAAGAATGGCAATTCTCGTAATAAAACCCTTAGCCGGATGTCAAATCCAAGAGCTGAAccagtaatatatatatatatatattttaaattgaagctttttaattggatttttattttattattatttcaggTGATGAGATGGGTGATAGAGAGGCTTAGAGGTAGAAGAGGCAACGTAGCTTCTCTCTTTTTATTGCGGTGACTCACAAGGTTTTCTTTTTATTGAGATAAACCGTGTTAAAACGATTTCTAGAAGCTTCGTCGGAGAGATTCAGTCCGGTTGATGATCGGAGCTCCGGTTACCGTCGGAGGAGACGAGTTAGAGCGTTTATTTGTTGTTTGTTGCTGTTTCCTAAGAGGAAaacgagttttttttttatatggtAAATAAGGAGAAGAGAGGAAAATGAATGGGCATAGCAACGGATTCGGTAGTGTGGCGGCGGTTGCGGCGGCTGAGTATATAAGGAGACATCATCTGCATGAGATAGGAGAGAATCAGTGTAGTTCAACTCTTGTTAAACACATCAAAGCTCCTGTTCCTCTCgtaactttctttttctttcttttttctatttagaTCTATTTGAGAGATTTCATTGTGCTCTCTCTTTTTGTTAGCGTCATAgacttctcctttttttttgtgattattttGCATGTTTGCTTATTGAGATTGTTTTTCAgtgtttgacttttttttttggtcctccACAAGGATTAATCTCGATCTATGGTGGTTTTCTTTAGTAGAAACCTTTGAATGTTTTGATTGAATTCGTTATATTTGGTTTTGCTGGTTTATGTTTAACAAAAAAACATTTTGCATAATTTTTGAACtagtaaaacattaattttgaagGTCTTACATTGAAATTTTTATCGACAGAGATCATTTTGATTCACTTTAACAACTCAAAACTTACATTAAAGGTGTTTTGCTCATTTGAATTTTTAAACAGTTTTTGATTTGGTCACATTGCCATGgttttctccatttctttataTAGAAACAATGAGTTATGTATGATCTAATTGAATTAAATGGAACTTATCTTGTTGGCTATTTAATTTCCTAGAAATGGGAATAACGTGAGTATATGTTCCAAAtctttatttcctttcctttctccATTTTTGCACCTACCTTAAGAATGGTTTATTCAATGGCCGAAGAAAGAGGAAAGATCGATAACTAAGTCGATATTTTGATAATGTAGAAATAATGCCCTCCTCTGGAACCGTAGAGCTTTTTTCTTGGTACAAACAAAGCTTACATTACATTCAAAGTGGAGGAAGGGGTTTTTCGGGGATCAAAACTTGAACCCGCATACATGTTTTGACTAGACTAGTAGCTTGTTGGTAGAACTGTTGAGCTTGATTCTTATTTTTACGAATTTTTAATCTATCACCTTGGTtgaatctcttttctttttccaggATTTGCCTAGTCTTTTATGAAACTTGTATTgctttgtctttttattttacaGGTTTGGTCTTTGGTGAGGAGATTCGACCAACCTCAGAAGTATAAACCCTTTGTCAGCAGGTGTATTGCACAGGGAAACCTCGAGATTGGAAGTCTTAGAGAAGTTTATGTCAAGTCGGGACTTCCGGCTACTACAAGTACTGAAAGATTGGAACTCCTTGATGATAATGAGCATATCCTCAGCATCAGGATTGTTTGTGGTGATCACAGACTTAAGGTAGAAAACTAGAAATTCGTTTTGTTTTTCTCCATTTACATTTGATATCATCTATCTCTTCCATTTAAAATCTTTTTGTTCTTAAAACAAAGCAATTTAAGTGCGTTTGCTTGTAGCTTAAGATTCATGAAAGTATTCTTGTTACTCAATTGTGGACAATATCTTTTTCCCTTCAATATTGAAAATCCAAGAAGTAAGATTCTGCAGTTAAATCTGTTTTCTTGAATGTTTGgtacaaaagttgtaaaagtaccatgaaggccctgtattaggagtcagattgtattttactCCACTACTaaaaaaattgggtaaattaatcaaagagcaaactgacttttatgttaaaaatttcatccatttttacagTTAAAAATTGGTCTTTATATATCAACATGAGGGGTACATGGCACATCACATGTCATTATTTGGTTATACgtcagtttttaatagtacaaatggatgaaattttagaCCGAAAGGAacaatttgctatttgatttaacatacaataactaatttgtctattttttgagtaaattgTGTAAAATGTGATCTGGTTCCTTGCATAGGCCTACTTGATATTTTTACCCACAAAAAGTTCATTAGTTGGTAAGTCATGGTCACGAAGTTCAACTTTTTAAGGTAGCGGTTGTAAAATGAAAATCAAGGCCCTGATTGATGTCTTTgaccttaatttttaaaaatttcatacaGAACTACTCTTCAATCATTTCACTCCATCCGGAGATCATCAACGGAAGACCGGGGACATTAGTGATCGAATCCTTTGTGGTGGATGTCCCTGAAGGGAACACACAAGACGAGACATGCTACTTTGTTGAAGCTTTGATCAAGTGCAATCTCAAATCACTCGCGGACATCTCGGAGGGGCTAGCCATCCAAGACCGGACTGAACCCATTGATCTATGAAAGTTGGGAACGGAGGAGATATAAAAATAAGGTGGTGGCTGTAATTGCCATGGATGAagcttcaaaggctttttcatATACGGAAGGGCTTTAAGGATGGACTGGCAATTGTGGGTGTTCCCATCTTCTACACTATTAACTCAAAGCTGCATCATTGTACCGTGTCATTGGGTCTGTCATGTTTTATTTGAACTTAATGTGTTGGATTTCCTGTCTGTAGTAGATGAACCACATTTGTTATAAACTTTTATTCTATTGGAGGTTTAAAAAGAAAAGACCACTTGATCCTTTGCTGATTTAGAAGTTTCTATCAGGACGAAAAATGGGAGATAAGGTTGATGTAATTAAGAGTGTACTAATAATATTGTTATGTATCATAATCaatccatttaaaaatttcagcTTGCTTGGACTGCATACCATATTTTagttaaaacattattattatgcctagtaaaatttttaatttttttagaaattttagttaAGCTTTTGAAAAGTTCTAATTAGATCCTTCaaaacttttgaaattttttataaaccCTTCAGAatctttaaaattcttttaagtgAACACCCCCAGAACTTAATGGCACAGTCGAAGCTGGTGGTGGTACGCGACCCTAGCCTGACATTCGCATAATCCCGGGAGTCATTTGCGGCATCGAGGCCCGTGGAATATAAGGGTTATGATGATTACTTATCTGTATTGACACCGATTGCCGGAACAGCTGAGGCTCCACATCCAGCCGAGGGTTGTGGAGGTATCATAAGTTGCTCTATCATGTCTCCTTGGCAGCAATAGCTGTCTGGACATCTGCAAAATCAAATCCTATAAGTGGCTTTCCATATGTAATCCAAGCATCAATGACTACATGCAATAAGAGCGTTGTTACTTATTTTTGGGATTAAAATTGCATTGGGAAAGATTTCATAATTGTCACTCCGGAATTagataaaaaggttaaaataatacATGGTTTCACAGTTACTCCAAAAAATATGTGTAGACGGTTTCTGTGTTTGGTAGCAAGCCAATGTTATAAAAAGACTGAACCAAAACCACATTGATTAGTTTTTGTTTTAGTTTGATGAACTAATTTTTTGAAACATGTTAAAAATACCAAATAATTTATACATTCGTCATACTAACTCTATCACTATAGATAAGCAACCTATTTAtcaaaaacaataacaataaactAAAGCTAGTTGcatcataaaataaaacaaaacaaaaactaaaGGTAGCTGCATCCAACAATTACTTGTGCAATAAATAACACTACCTACCACCATAAATGATCTTTTTTCATTTTGCTACAATATTATTGGTTGAACTGAAAATCTATCATAAAAACAAATTAGCTCACAAATTAAAACGAATCAGTTGAACTTCTGGTGATTAAACcacttaaatcaaaatttaataattcatttaatttaaatcatGACCGACACCGAAAACATTTCATTCAGAAcccttttattaaatattaatggcCAAAAAGATAAACCTTTAATAATATCtcaatttttgtttcatttcccATTGGCGAAAATCGTTCCATCTCGGCCATGCACAATAAAAACTTAGataataaagaaataatgatcaaaattagtttttaaaaaaccGAAATATGATTGAAATTGAACTAAACACCGGTTCAATCAGTCCGCTTGTTTCAACCGTGATTTAAAAGcctaataaataaaaataaaaaccggTTCACTCTCTCTCACTCACTCCTCGATATTCCAAAACTTAAGAAGCTAAAAATGTCGTCTAAAATGAGTGATTACCATGCCCCCCATTCAATATCTATATAAAACTCGAGAAGCAACCACTCATGTAGCAACTGAGGCCACCCCCAATTTTTTTATATGGTTTTTCATACttgatagatagatagatagatagatagatgcTATTACATATGAGTGGGTCTGAAAGGAGGTATGCCACCCTGGCCTGGCATTTGCATCATTCCCTGAGTCATTTGCGGCATTGAGGCTGGTGGTATGTAAGGATTATGATTATTCATCATAGGTTGGGGCATCAGTGGAACAGCCGATGACCCCCATCCAGCTGAAGGTTGTGGAGGCATTGTAGGTTGTTGTTGTTGTCTACCCGGAGCGTATTGTGTCCCATTGTATTGATGACCCATTGTTTGAACTGGTTGTTGCCCCAGAACTGAAGGCTGTGGGTTCACCATAGCAGGATTAGGGATTGTATAATCCCTGCTCCTATCGTTATTGACCTGTAAAGAATAGACCAACCGCATAATGCAACTTTGGGACCAAACAAAACCGACAGTATAATGCAACCATAGTTGGATTCTGCCTCCCAGCTAAACTATTGCATTAAAGCAAACGATTTAGATAACAACTCGTAAACTGTATTGTCCAATTACCTTTATACTAAGATCGGTGTGACGTGAATACGAGAGATGAAGTTTACAAAACCCTCCATCGTATATGCAGTGCCCTTCTAATGCCTCCTTGGCAACAATAGCTGTCTGAACATCTGCAAAGCATGGAACCGTTAATACTTGAATTCAAGGGACAGCGAATATAAAGTGTCCAATCTCTTCCATATGTTCTTGgctttaatataaaaataataatcaataatgTATTAGGCCATAAATGGCTATTATGGATTTGTTAGAATAAGAAGGCTTAGTCTAAAAGTAACCTTTCAGCACTAGTGAGAGATTCTCGACAATGGGCCATCTTGATGGAAAAGTAACCAAATTCTGAGGCCTAATTTAAGACTAGAAATAAACATGTTCGAACATTACCAGGGTACTGAATTAGAGCCTGCAGGGCACCATTCTTATCAAACATGGCAATCTTTTGAACAGGGCCAAAAGCAGAGAAGACCTGAACATTATAACAAGACAGAAAGAAATCAATAGATAATCGGTATGAATTCAGGTACTAAACAGTCCAACAAAAGCCACTTTCAGTAAATTGTAAATACCATGTGCAGCACATCCAAGGTAACAGCATATTGCATGTTCTCAATAGATGCAAGTAAAACATTACTTTCAGGTTCTAGCTTTTTCCCATCAACACCCAAATTGAACTGCAATGGTGACAAACAAACGAATCTCATTAAGAACCAAATTAGTAAACAAACGGTATAGAGCCCGCATATTAATAcagaaaaattatttatttcacggTAGATATACAAGTTAACGAGAGTTGAATCTCAATGAATGTGACACCATGCATgagaaaaaattaaacattttatgaAATTTGTCAAGTTGGTTGTGCTAAAACTAATGCACTGTGCCCTTAGAAACAGCACCTAGTAAATAGCAATATTACAATTCTTTCAGCAGTTAAGAAATTCAATTGCAAATAGCATGTTCTTTACCTGGTTACTTCCATCTATAGCAGAAGGAGCAACAGGAAGATAGGGATTGGTATAGTCCCTGAAAATAAAAACCAATTTGTTTAATTTCTATACAACAGCAAAGAGATGTGCAGCAGCCAGTAAATGGCATTACAACAAAAGGGATGTCAGAAgtttagattattaaaaaaaaaaaaaaactatacaaCAGCGAAGAGATGGGAAGCAGCCAGTAAATGGCATTGCAACAAAAGGGATGTCCAGAAGTTtagattatttaaataaaaaaaaactaactgTGAAGAAATCACTGATGCATAAGCAAAATAAGTAACAATTAGTAATTGAATATGATACATATGATCATGATCGGATGAGAAGAGTAGACATCAGGAATACCTGCTCCTGTGGCTCTGAAATTTCACACTCAAATCTGTATGAGCAGAATATGTGATCCTAAGCGTACAAGGAGATATGTTTTCAGAAAGCAGATACCTGGAACCCAGGAAAAGGTCAGTAGATcatcataaaagaaaataaagtcaCATAAGAACAACATAAGCGGCAATATTAAAAGCTTTGCTTGTGGAGTTAAGACTGTTACTATAAGAACTATACTTTATTTCTACATGGTGAATTTTCTATACACTATCTCAAGGACTTAAAGATGGCAAACAACAGGAAATGTTGCAATATTTGTCAGACACTGTCGTCAAAAGATTTTGGGCGTGATATACTTATGTGTTCAATTGCACCACAATAAAGCTATATGTTGAAATATGTGTTCAATAGACTTATGTCTAACAATTAATGCAACAGTCACCTAGGGATGATTCGTCCATCCAAGGCATTTTTTGCAGATGTGGCTGTTTCTGCATCTGAAAACTGCACCAATGCCTGTACAAAAGAAAACATAGAACAAGCTTATTTTCAAAGGCTCAAGCAAACAAATCAATCTAGGAAGAAGGAGATTTAATTCATTGACCTGAAATCCAGCTGTCTTCTCAAAGGTAGTAATCTTATGCACAAATCCAAAAGCTGAAAATACCTGCATTATTAACTCCTTTAGAAAGATGAATGGAAAATAAATCAAGTAAAAGGACTCCAAAAAGTCATTACAACCTAGAATTTCCACTAACAAATCTGCCAGAAAATAAGGAATGGAGATAACTTCAACATACCAGGTCTTAAGCATCGAGACAGAAATAATAGAACATATTAACAGAATACAACTTAACAATTGCAGTGATGCATTTCAGATTTTCTAATGATGTTAACAAAAATTAGAGAACATGTAAAATCTATGATTTTGCCGAAGTACTAGAATGAAGTAAcgcataaaaagaaaaaggatgaaAAAATTGACCTATATGTGCTAAGAATCCtcaaatcttcaaaaaaaaaaaacaaacgaaAGCTACACTTCAGGCTgctcaaatttcaattttatcaagtattatgagataaataacTGTGCCATCTTCTGAGAAAAAATCAGATACAATCACTATTCTTTTAAGGGTAAAACATAAAGCTTTAGTTGCTACAAGTAAATTGAAGCGAAGTAAACTACAAATGCAGGAACTATGAAGATTATACTTTGTAGATTACATTGTTCCCTAAGAAAAATAACTACTGTTCTCTAGTAGAATAGTATCAATGAAAATTACTAGCTTACTTCCCAAAAGCAGATATAGTTGTCTAGATCTTAGAGAAAAACATTTAGATTGTAACAATTAGTCCCTTAAACCATTGCTATGTGATTTCACAACTACATTAACAACTACAAATAGTGTTTAATTCCAAAATAGAAAGAGATAAGTACAATTGCATGAGCACAGAAGGAACAGAGGGGTTTTTCATCTTCACAGGATTGATTAGCCACTCATTCAATCTTAAATAACAGGCATCAGCAAACAAAAAATAATGCTTATAACATTAATGAATGGCTACTAAATCAGGAATCAGAAGTACCCATGCCCAACACTAGCACCTCACTTAAAGTTGCCATGGAATCAGAGCTTGTTTGGTACCATGGCTTCAGCTGAGTGCAAAGACGAACTAAGGCACTCAATTAGACTACCCTGCTCACACGCACTAGCGAAAATTTTGGCACTCAAGAAAGCTAGCATCTATTTTATGGCACAAATATATAATACAGATCATATAAAGCATCAAAAAAGTCCGAGGGAGCTTGATGCACAtgaaagaagaaatgaaaaagaaaaacacccTAAAAGGTAGGAATTGGAGGTAAGTAAGGAAGAGTAGGGAAGAGAGGTAGTGTTAAGGAAAGGAGAAAGGAGACAAACACACATGTGCTCTTTCTCCGGATGCACTAAGCTGCCATTGGAGATAATTCCCTTGACATGATCCTGCTAATTCATTCATATTCATGTCAAAACAACAGAAAGCTTTTTCTTTCTATAGAGCATGACAAAAGCCACACAAATCCTAGTAATTACATAAACTCAGATCAAACCTAGAAATTCTTAACCCAAAAAGGAAAGCAAGAAAGACCAAAGATCTTCCTTACCAGATGCAAAACATCAATGGAAACAAGCCGCGCATCTTGACCTTCGATTGTTACCAAAAGAACATTTCCGGCGATATCCGCCGTGGTTTTGTTGTTTACAATCTCTTGCCTGTTAGAATATTGTAGGtagaccgttttgcccctaacttgAGCAGGCTCCGAAGATGAAGCATAATATGATATCATAGCAATAGCCTGATTCAAATCAGCCTAAAAAACGATaaacaaaaaaagagagcaaTTACTAACATTCTTGACAAAATAGGATGAAATTTGAAGAGAAGAAAACAGATTAAACTCACAAATTCTATGAAAGCTTGATTTCGATTGGCGCCAACATTGCATTTGGTATTAACGACCTTACCAAATGGCTTCCCCAGCTCAATCAGCTCTTCCTCCGTACACTCCCATGGCAAGTTTCTTAAATGCAGCACCTTCGACGGTGGTTGAGTGTAGCGGAACTGCGGCTGACTTGATACCGATGCCATTCCGTTCAGCACAACCCCTATGAAAAATCTTCGCCGAAAAAAGACAATCAAAACCCTAAATGctcaaaatccaaaaaaaaaaaagaaatacaaaacGTTAAAGTTCTCATATCAGATCGAAACATATATCTTTATAAATAGCTGAAAATCAGCCCATGTACGGGgtaattaaaagaacataaattaACCTGAAAAATTTTGAAGAGATAACCCGTCAGAATttcttaataattattatattaggGTTTCGCAGAGAAAAATGAATTActgttattgttttttttaatcacGCGGTTAACGTTTGGGACTTACTCTGGCGCCGGATAAGTGTATTGTGCACCCCCCGGTGACGTTAGCAAACAAGGGAAAAGTTAATTTGACGGAACGGGCGCACTTTAGCAGGGAAATATCTATACCTATTCCTTCTTAAAATATTTCTGTTTGAGTTAAATCCTAAGTTAATTTGGgtatcaatttaattttacaaaattataatttttttgttctattttgaatggattaatttttaatattaattttatattttttatatattgtattaatttttttcgtTAAATATTTATACAActtattgatttatatttaaattctGAACATAGattagaaaatttaaattatgtaatattatttCTGGTATTTTATAATCAGTGTTgtttattttgacaaaattttttataacccctttaatttttatatttttataatttaatttaaaatcttattataattattttttgttttgcctatttcatagttttaatcttgatttttttta
It encodes the following:
- the LOC107929595 gene encoding polypyrimidine tract-binding protein homolog 2, whose protein sequence is MASVSSQPQFRYTQPPSKVLHLRNLPWECTEEELIELGKPFGKVVNTKCNVGANRNQAFIEFADLNQAIAMISYYASSSEPAQVRGKTVYLQYSNRQEIVNNKTTADIAGNVLLVTIEGQDARLVSIDVLHLVFSAFGFVHKITTFEKTAGFQALVQFSDAETATSAKNALDGRIIPRYLLSENISPCTLRITYSAHTDLSVKFQSHRSRDYTNPYLPVAPSAIDGSNQFNLGVDGKKLEPESNVLLASIENMQYAVTLDVLHMVFSAFGPVQKIAMFDKNGALQALIQYPDVQTAIVAKEALEGHCIYDGGFCKLHLSYSRHTDLSIKVNNDRSRDYTIPNPAMVNPQPSVLGQQPVQTMGHQYNGTQYAPGRQQQQPTMPPQPSAGWGSSAVPLMPQPMMNNHNPYIPPASMPQMTQGMMQMPGQGGIPPFRPTHM
- the LOC107929605 gene encoding abscisic acid receptor PYL8; this encodes MNGHSNGFGSVAAVAAAEYIRRHHLHEIGENQCSSTLVKHIKAPVPLVWSLVRRFDQPQKYKPFVSRCIAQGNLEIGSLREVYVKSGLPATTSTERLELLDDNEHILSIRIVCGDHRLKNYSSIISLHPEIINGRPGTLVIESFVVDVPEGNTQDETCYFVEALIKCNLKSLADISEGLAIQDRTEPIDL